From Brevibacillus marinus, a single genomic window includes:
- the istB gene encoding IS21-like element helper ATPase IstB produces MSEATMELKAVFSALQLTAAAEALDELLMEAETRQWSYRQCLQRVLSYELKKREEKQLARRYKRAAFPELKTLDEFRVDEQPSLGQRQLQQLRELIWLEQHYNLLFLGPPGVGKTHLAIGLGVEALNQGYNVSFVTMDQLLHLLKTQEISRNAQLRVNRIVRSDLVILDDLMFMALDRQEAHLFFQLVNKLYGQASIILTSNKGPEDWGELLGDPAVTTAILDRILHRSEVIHLTGDSYRLKHRQTIFGNC; encoded by the coding sequence ATGAGCGAAGCGACGATGGAACTGAAAGCCGTGTTTAGCGCGCTGCAGTTAACCGCCGCCGCCGAAGCACTGGACGAGCTTCTGATGGAAGCCGAAACCCGGCAGTGGAGTTACCGCCAGTGTTTGCAGCGCGTACTTTCGTACGAATTGAAAAAGCGGGAAGAAAAGCAGTTGGCTCGCCGGTATAAACGCGCTGCTTTTCCGGAACTGAAAACCTTGGATGAATTTCGAGTCGATGAACAACCGTCCCTCGGACAACGTCAGCTGCAACAACTTCGGGAACTGATCTGGTTGGAACAGCATTACAACCTGCTCTTTCTGGGCCCGCCGGGGGTCGGAAAAACGCATCTCGCGATCGGATTGGGCGTTGAGGCACTGAATCAAGGGTACAACGTTAGTTTCGTCACCATGGATCAGCTCTTACATCTGCTGAAAACGCAAGAGATTTCTCGGAACGCCCAGCTGCGAGTGAATCGGATCGTGCGATCCGATCTGGTGATTCTGGACGATCTGATGTTCATGGCGCTGGATCGGCAGGAAGCTCACTTGTTTTTTCAATTGGTCAACAAGTTGTACGGACAGGCATCCATCATTCTCACGTCCAACAAAGGACCGGAAGACTGGGGAGAACTGCTTGGGGATCCGGCTGTCACCACCGCCATTCTGGACCGCATCCTGCATCGAAGCGAGGTGATTCACCTGACGGGAGACAGTTATCGGCTAAAGCACCGTCAAACCATATTTGGAAATTGCTAG
- a CDS encoding sensor domain-containing diguanylate cyclase, translating into MDKETVDHNLETPKFKEIVMQSKDIIYYCRIKPKPQVLFVNAALEQYFGPGSVKQCYEQPEYIYRRLHPDFRDIIQKKWSGDFDYDKPIIQCWMDENGRERWFEELATPVYENGELIAMHGIFRNINGWIQLQKDLEYRISHDALTGAYSRNFFERMMKRYDEEVDVPMAIILCDLDELKTVNDHFGHREGDRLIKEAAKILMNFQSEKVLVLRIGGDEFAILVIEMELSEVKKLVEKMDEAINGYNNRDWPMKMSYGYAYSHSSKGNMEQLFEEADRNMYDNKFGKKG; encoded by the coding sequence ATGGATAAAGAAACAGTCGACCATAATTTGGAAACACCAAAATTTAAAGAGATCGTGATGCAGTCAAAGGACATCATTTACTACTGCCGCATCAAACCAAAGCCGCAAGTGTTATTTGTCAATGCGGCTTTGGAACAGTATTTCGGTCCAGGCTCAGTAAAACAATGCTATGAGCAACCCGAATACATTTACCGCCGTTTGCACCCTGATTTCCGTGACATCATCCAAAAAAAATGGAGCGGTGATTTCGACTATGACAAGCCCATCATTCAATGTTGGATGGATGAAAATGGACGGGAACGGTGGTTTGAAGAGCTGGCCACGCCTGTTTATGAAAACGGAGAGCTGATCGCGATGCATGGCATTTTCCGAAACATCAATGGGTGGATCCAGCTCCAGAAAGATCTGGAGTATCGGATCTCGCATGACGCTTTGACGGGAGCTTATAGCAGGAATTTTTTTGAGAGGATGATGAAACGATACGACGAGGAAGTAGACGTTCCTATGGCGATCATCCTATGCGACCTGGACGAACTGAAAACGGTGAATGATCACTTCGGGCATAGGGAAGGGGATCGGCTTATCAAGGAAGCCGCCAAAATACTGATGAATTTTCAGTCGGAAAAAGTGCTTGTTTTAAGAATTGGCGGCGATGAGTTTGCCATCCTGGTCATCGAAATGGAATTATCGGAAGTGAAAAAGCTGGTTGAAAAAATGGATGAAGCCATAAATGGCTACAATAACAGGGATTGGCCGATGAAGATGTCCTATGGATATGCTTATTCCCATTCGTCCAAAGGGAACATGGAGCAATTATTTGAGGAGGCGGATCGGAACATGTATGACAACAAGTTTGGAAAAAAGGGCTGA
- a CDS encoding exoribonuclease R, translating into MIIERRKQNESRTFLLNEKLVQQLLQSYSFTIVAFPEEDGSITVCVDELELYANGKNKETAVENLIEDILEYAIDFFGHPERYLKAPNRRHHFPYLLKVLMCKNSDQIKQMLMGDAK; encoded by the coding sequence ATTATCATAGAACGAAGAAAGCAAAATGAATCTCGCACCTTTTTGTTAAATGAAAAACTGGTACAACAGTTGCTTCAGAGCTATTCATTCACAATTGTGGCATTTCCTGAAGAAGATGGTTCAATCACGGTCTGTGTGGACGAACTTGAACTATACGCTAACGGCAAAAATAAAGAAACGGCGGTCGAAAATCTAATAGAGGACATATTGGAATACGCAATAGATTTTTTTGGTCATCCTGAGCGTTATCTTAAGGCTCCGAACCGCCGTCATCATTTTCCTTATCTGTTAAAGGTGTTGATGTGCAAAAATAGCGATCAGATTAAGCAAATGCTCATGGGAGATGCAAAGTAG
- a CDS encoding DUF4250 family protein, translating to MYGHQFYRFPVEKRVKFINTELKQGRFNTLEELADNMFLDAEEMKNELKKYGYFFVPEVNQFVHSVGA from the coding sequence ATGTACGGCCATCAGTTCTATCGGTTTCCCGTTGAAAAAAGGGTTAAATTTATAAATACAGAGTTGAAACAAGGTCGTTTTAATACCTTGGAAGAACTGGCGGATAATATGTTTCTGGATGCGGAAGAAATGAAAAATGAGCTTAAAAAATACGGATATTTTTTTGTCCCAGAGGTCAATCAATTTGTTCATAGTGTTGGAGCATGA
- a CDS encoding SMODS domain-containing nucleotidyltransferase: MTVNEYLEKLLEDHKLSDEEREEIQTTSDEVREKLNNEFGRKIVTIKYSGSIAKHTAITESKDIDLAVHFKKTAFETLEEMYNSVFDYLQKNYALRKQKVSIGLVDLNVDVVPGRRIDEEDESNNDVFLYKTDDGGRIKTNIETHKKHISESGCRKIIRLAKIWKIKHDLKFKSFALELLVIQALENSDKTSLSDRFKEVLEYIKENVEQVRLVDPANSNNNVADAVQPIDKTLFKMKAEIGLGYIKDAEEGQESLLSAWKKVFNDFSGDSDFEGGNSSNIIIKRETADYGRQPERRHG, translated from the coding sequence ATGACTGTAAATGAATATTTGGAGAAATTATTGGAAGATCACAAGTTGTCAGATGAAGAAAGAGAAGAAATTCAAACAACAAGTGATGAGGTAAGAGAAAAGTTAAATAATGAATTTGGTAGAAAGATTGTTACAATAAAATATTCTGGGTCTATTGCTAAGCATACAGCTATAACAGAAAGTAAAGATATTGATCTTGCGGTCCACTTTAAGAAAACAGCTTTTGAAACTTTGGAAGAAATGTATAATTCAGTGTTTGATTACCTTCAAAAAAATTATGCTTTAAGGAAACAAAAAGTCTCCATAGGTTTAGTTGATCTTAACGTGGATGTAGTCCCTGGTAGAAGAATAGACGAGGAAGATGAAAGTAATAATGATGTTTTTTTATACAAAACTGATGATGGAGGAAGAATTAAAACAAATATTGAGACTCACAAAAAGCATATATCTGAAAGTGGATGTAGAAAAATTATCCGTCTCGCGAAAATATGGAAAATTAAACACGATTTAAAATTCAAATCGTTTGCGTTGGAACTGCTTGTAATACAAGCACTTGAAAATTCTGACAAAACCAGTTTGAGTGATAGATTTAAGGAAGTTTTGGAATATATTAAAGAAAATGTTGAGCAGGTTAGACTTGTTGACCCAGCTAACTCAAATAACAATGTAGCTGATGCGGTACAACCAATTGATAAGACTTTATTTAAAATGAAGGCGGAAATTGGTTTGGGTTATATAAAAGATGCTGAAGAAGGTCAGGAAAGTCTTCTTTCAGCATGGAAAAAAGTTTTCAATGATTTTTCAGGTGATTCTGATTTTGAAGGAGGCAACTCATCCAATATTATTATAAAAAGAGAAACGGCTGATTATGGAAGGCAGCCAGAGCGTAGACATGGTTGA
- a CDS encoding ThiF family adenylyltransferase, whose translation MEGSQSVDMVESWFEQFPSLFEREKRILEQYGFTLDVERLQKEKIVVFHGRSARIKEYPITIVYSDGYPSFPPAVFSCVPDELVLVRHQRKDSKSLCMFGFSHERWNASYTAREVIYEAEELIVKYSPLNFNNDYADDTVPEPLINQFPYNEYGKRGLLIPYPFGNFSFADLKSFQFAKIRYDNKSQQGILIAIQRDKEWVQAHEEYYKWFEKSSVYNAVICKLPQAPHFDPSIVLEWLRQEGYIRNSKKEKALNQFIILTFPDEWGVRGNYRMSWIVLRNIQNRPYWIKCYLITEDDIEIRTPYGKQLKDKTVSIVGAGSLGSIVATSIAQEGIGTINLIDYDDYEPGNTVRHQVSQFWFGFPKVIGVKNRILQLSPRTKVVPFPVSVEQKEKTFQTLIQSDLIIDTTGNHNVSHYLNRIATRYKVPLIVSSVTNGAWSCEVVKYIPSRSGCWICWNRRYSNTIPPSAPKNEYQFAPGCDQPTFVGGISSINIAGGLIVQSAIDIMLDMSKEGQEYILWSERDPEGNRSYNVKYLPNPPFSDCEVCMK comes from the coding sequence ATGGAAGGCAGCCAGAGCGTAGACATGGTTGAAAGTTGGTTTGAACAATTTCCTTCGCTCTTTGAAAGGGAAAAAAGAATCTTAGAACAATATGGTTTTACTTTAGATGTAGAGCGATTACAAAAGGAAAAAATTGTTGTATTTCACGGCAGATCTGCTCGAATAAAGGAATATCCAATTACTATTGTTTACTCTGATGGATATCCTTCGTTTCCACCAGCTGTGTTTAGTTGTGTTCCAGATGAGCTTGTTCTTGTTAGACACCAAAGAAAAGATTCAAAATCCCTATGCATGTTTGGTTTTTCTCATGAACGTTGGAATGCAAGTTATACTGCACGGGAAGTCATTTACGAAGCTGAAGAACTGATAGTTAAATACTCCCCATTAAATTTTAATAATGACTACGCAGATGATACTGTTCCAGAACCATTAATTAACCAATTCCCGTACAACGAATACGGCAAACGAGGTTTATTAATTCCTTATCCATTTGGTAACTTTTCATTTGCAGATTTGAAATCTTTTCAGTTTGCCAAAATTAGATATGACAATAAATCTCAACAAGGAATACTTATTGCGATTCAAAGGGATAAAGAATGGGTCCAAGCTCATGAAGAGTATTATAAGTGGTTTGAAAAAAGTTCTGTATACAATGCAGTGATTTGTAAATTGCCACAGGCACCTCATTTTGATCCTAGTATTGTATTGGAATGGTTAAGACAAGAAGGGTATATTAGAAATTCGAAGAAAGAAAAAGCGTTAAATCAATTTATAATATTAACCTTTCCTGATGAGTGGGGCGTACGCGGCAATTATCGAATGTCATGGATTGTTTTGAGAAATATACAAAATCGTCCTTATTGGATTAAATGTTATCTAATAACTGAAGACGATATCGAGATACGTACTCCCTACGGGAAACAATTAAAGGATAAGACTGTTTCGATTGTTGGGGCTGGTTCACTTGGCTCAATTGTCGCAACATCTATTGCACAAGAGGGAATTGGAACGATTAATTTAATTGATTATGATGATTACGAACCTGGAAATACAGTCAGACATCAAGTAAGTCAGTTTTGGTTTGGATTTCCAAAAGTAATTGGGGTTAAAAACAGGATTTTGCAATTGAGTCCACGAACAAAAGTTGTTCCTTTTCCTGTAAGTGTAGAACAGAAAGAAAAAACCTTTCAAACTTTAATTCAATCAGATTTGATTATAGATACGACAGGTAATCATAATGTATCTCATTATTTGAATAGAATTGCAACCCGTTATAAAGTACCACTTATTGTATCATCTGTAACGAACGGGGCTTGGAGTTGCGAAGTTGTCAAATATATCCCCTCACGATCAGGTTGCTGGATTTGCTGGAATAGAAGGTATAGTAATACTATTCCTCCAAGTGCTCCAAAAAATGAATATCAGTTTGCTCCTGGTTGTGATCAACCAACTTTTGTTGGTGGGATATCAAGCATTAATATTGCTGGTGGGCTGATCGTTCAGTCAGCAATAGATATTATGCTGGATATGAGCAAAGAAGGGCAAGAGTATATCCTGTGGAGTGAGCGTGATCCCGAAGGGAATCGCTCCTATAATGTTAAGTATCTACCTAACCCTCCGTTTTCAGATTGTGAAGTGTGTATGAAATGA
- a CDS encoding Mov34/MPN/PAD-1 family protein: MINKVYMTSYCFKSIEYMIKRHDQKTEIGGVLVGFQKGDCLTITHASDPGPKAVMKHNSIKIDEEYTTDYCNYLNKVSNNTLYYLGDWHTHLSDNLLPSPTDYVAVQTIASYLPEDIRYSLITVIFNHFSPNSFKVYNYTKKKILKEVNCKII; the protein is encoded by the coding sequence ATGATAAATAAAGTTTATATGACTTCTTACTGTTTTAAATCAATTGAATACATGATAAAGAGACACGATCAAAAAACTGAAATTGGAGGAGTATTGGTAGGATTTCAAAAAGGGGATTGCTTGACCATAACTCATGCTTCAGATCCAGGTCCAAAAGCAGTAATGAAGCATAATTCGATTAAAATTGATGAGGAATATACTACTGATTATTGTAATTACCTAAATAAAGTCTCCAATAATACCCTTTATTATCTTGGAGACTGGCATACTCACTTGTCTGATAATTTGTTGCCAAGTCCTACAGACTATGTAGCAGTTCAAACCATAGCTTCATATTTACCTGAAGATATCAGGTATTCGCTTATAACAGTAATTTTCAATCATTTTTCACCAAATAGTTTTAAAGTTTATAACTATACAAAGAAGAAAATCCTAAAGGAAGTGAACTGTAAGATTATTTAA
- a CDS encoding DUF817 family protein: MAAAIYLIAENIATFFGAWEYPNQTDAWSLVHPGKVRTWFILGCV; the protein is encoded by the coding sequence ATTGCAGCTGCGATTTATTTGATAGCCGAAAATATCGCAACGTTCTTTGGAGCTTGGGAATATCCAAACCAAACCGACGCATGGAGTCTCGTTCATCCAGGGAAGGTAAGAACTTGGTTCATATTAGGGTGTGTCTGA
- a CDS encoding VanZ family protein, whose product MLLLSPKFFAPIILLACTIAAVVSVFYFILRKPNVKKMAQFFLIVMMDAFYIITVAPVFFKLSRTVDGDVSPFHGNYIPFKQITEYIMTGDNVQIFGNILITVPIPFLIALSFRKLTFKKTFLISLIGTLSIEPIQLIINLVLNSSANIIDIDDIILNLIGCMMGALLAKFILSFDGKGKS is encoded by the coding sequence ATGTTACTGTTGAGTCCAAAATTTTTTGCTCCCATCATCCTTCTTGCATGTACGATTGCCGCTGTTGTGTCAGTATTTTATTTCATACTACGCAAGCCTAACGTAAAAAAAATGGCACAGTTTTTTCTGATTGTGATGATGGATGCGTTTTATATTATCACAGTTGCCCCTGTGTTTTTTAAATTGAGCCGTACGGTCGATGGGGATGTTAGCCCCTTTCATGGTAACTATATACCGTTTAAACAGATCACAGAGTACATAATGACAGGGGACAACGTTCAGATATTCGGTAATATCCTGATTACTGTTCCGATACCGTTCTTGATCGCACTTTCCTTTCGAAAACTTACCTTCAAAAAAACGTTTCTCATTTCTTTGATTGGGACGCTATCAATTGAACCTATTCAACTCATCATCAATCTGGTGTTAAATTCATCTGCTAACATTATCGACATTGACGATATAATTTTGAATTTAATTGGCTGCATGATGGGGGCACTCTTGGCTAAATTCATTCTATCTTTCGATGGAAAAGGAAAATCTTGA
- a CDS encoding ArsR/SmtB family transcription factor: protein MNWDKDAIFDALGDPTRRRILDELSERNEMTLYELTARLIMKHNLFISRQAIAKHLSVLEDAGLVISKRKGKYRVILFNKEPLKNLLKGWIEPDC from the coding sequence ATGAATTGGGATAAAGATGCTATATTCGATGCACTTGGCGATCCGACGCGGCGACGTATATTAGACGAACTTTCCGAGCGAAATGAGATGACGTTGTATGAACTAACGGCACGTCTCATTATGAAGCACAATCTTTTTATTTCACGACAGGCGATCGCCAAACATCTTTCTGTATTGGAAGATGCAGGGCTCGTCATATCCAAACGAAAGGGAAAGTATCGAGTCATTCTGTTTAACAAGGAACCACTTAAAAACTTGCTGAAAGGGTGGATAGAGCCAGATTGTTAG
- the erm gene encoding 23S ribosomal RNA methyltransferase Erm: MPRKIQKQHKKRFTSGEPPNFLGQHFMHNKKVIREIIDKAHIGEDETVVELGAGTGAITFHLAERAGKVLAVEYDAKLVAVLRQKAMQYPNLTIIHQDILQMRLPKGKFIVVSSIPYSITTPIMKMLLNKPSTGFQRGVIVMEKGAAKRFTAKFVKDSYVAAWRMYFDINCVKEISRYHFSPPPKVDSAIITIKRKAPPIVPIKDYVTFRGLADYVLKEPRASVDWALSGVFTPPQIAYLKRKLGMKRDVPVACLTELQWGIIFETMVQHVPRCKWPKVKKKNGTIFE, translated from the coding sequence ATGCCTCGTAAAATACAAAAGCAGCATAAGAAAAGGTTCACCAGTGGAGAACCGCCCAATTTTTTGGGGCAGCATTTCATGCATAATAAAAAGGTAATCCGTGAAATCATCGACAAAGCGCATATTGGAGAGGACGAGACGGTTGTAGAATTAGGAGCCGGAACAGGCGCGATAACGTTCCATTTGGCCGAACGAGCCGGAAAAGTGCTGGCTGTAGAGTATGACGCCAAATTGGTTGCAGTTCTCAGACAAAAAGCGATGCAATATCCCAACCTCACCATTATTCATCAAGACATTTTGCAAATGCGTCTGCCAAAGGGGAAATTTATTGTGGTATCCAGTATTCCCTATTCCATTACAACGCCGATCATGAAAATGCTCCTGAACAAACCTTCAACCGGCTTTCAAAGAGGGGTTATTGTAATGGAAAAAGGTGCGGCTAAACGCTTTACAGCGAAGTTTGTGAAAGACAGTTATGTTGCGGCTTGGAGGATGTATTTTGACATAAATTGCGTGAAAGAAATTTCCAGATACCACTTCTCTCCCCCGCCGAAAGTGGACTCGGCAATCATCACGATAAAGAGAAAAGCGCCCCCGATTGTCCCCATCAAAGATTATGTCACGTTTCGGGGACTGGCGGATTATGTGCTGAAGGAACCGCGCGCTTCTGTTGATTGGGCGCTAAGCGGTGTCTTCACGCCACCGCAAATCGCATATTTAAAAAGAAAGCTTGGGATGAAACGGGACGTTCCCGTTGCCTGTTTAACAGAGTTGCAATGGGGAATCATCTTTGAAACGATGGTACAGCATGTCCCAAGATGCAAATGGCCAAAGGTAAAAAAGAAAAACGGGACTATCTTTGAGTAA
- a CDS encoding YnfA family protein, which yields MTKAIFLFLAAGLAEIGGGYLVWLWLRESKPLWVGVLGSIILVLYGIIPTLQSFPNFGRVYAAYGGVFILLAVFWGWLVDRKTPDFYDWLGTVICLAGVSVMLWAPRA from the coding sequence ATGACAAAGGCGATTTTTTTATTTCTGGCAGCGGGATTGGCGGAAATTGGGGGCGGGTACCTGGTTTGGCTGTGGCTGAGGGAGTCCAAGCCGCTCTGGGTCGGCGTGCTGGGGAGCATCATTCTCGTTTTGTACGGGATCATTCCCACCCTGCAAAGTTTCCCTAACTTCGGCCGCGTGTATGCCGCTTACGGCGGGGTCTTTATTCTGTTGGCTGTCTTCTGGGGATGGTTGGTGGACAGGAAAACGCCCGATTTCTACGACTGGCTCGGGACAGTCATCTGCCTGGCGGGAGTCTCTGTCATGCTGTGGGCTCCGCGAGCTTGA
- a CDS encoding Cfr family 23S rRNA (adenine(2503)-C(8))-methyltransferase has product MTPTSKYEAIRQILADLKQPAYRYHQIMEAIFRQRIGEFERMTMLPKTLRGELIRAIGQQVTSVTPVLEKSSKQVSKVLFAIAGGERVEAVRLTYQRGWKSYCISTQCGCGFGCRFCATGTIGLKRNLTADEITDQLLHFHLNGHALDSVSFMGMGEPLANPHIFDALTILTDPRLFGLGQRRITVSTIGILPGIDKLTRDFPQVNLTFSLHSPFEDQRSELMPINDRFPLHEVLKALDRHIRHTRRKVYIAYVLIRGVNDSTEHAEALAALLRGRGIGAHLYHVNLIPYNATEVTSPSYRQSERNRVKTFVRILMSKGIHVTVRAQFGSDIHAACGQLYGAE; this is encoded by the coding sequence ATGACACCAACCTCGAAATATGAAGCAATTCGGCAAATCCTGGCGGACCTAAAACAGCCCGCCTATCGGTATCACCAGATTATGGAGGCGATTTTCAGGCAGAGAATCGGCGAATTTGAACGGATGACGATGCTGCCCAAGACGTTGCGCGGCGAATTGATCCGGGCGATTGGCCAGCAAGTCACCAGCGTCACGCCGGTTTTGGAAAAATCATCGAAGCAGGTCAGCAAGGTGCTGTTTGCCATAGCGGGCGGCGAACGCGTAGAGGCCGTTCGCTTAACCTATCAGCGCGGGTGGAAATCATATTGCATTTCCACGCAGTGCGGATGCGGGTTCGGTTGCCGGTTTTGCGCCACAGGCACGATCGGCTTGAAACGAAATCTTACCGCCGATGAAATTACCGACCAATTGCTGCACTTTCATTTGAACGGCCATGCCTTGGACAGCGTCTCGTTTATGGGAATGGGGGAGCCGCTCGCCAACCCGCACATTTTCGACGCGCTGACGATCCTGACCGACCCGCGCCTTTTCGGTTTGGGGCAGCGAAGAATTACGGTTTCCACCATCGGGATCCTGCCGGGAATCGACAAGCTGACAAGGGACTTCCCGCAGGTCAACCTGACGTTTTCGCTGCATTCCCCGTTCGAAGATCAGCGCAGTGAACTGATGCCGATCAACGACCGGTTTCCGCTTCATGAGGTGCTGAAAGCATTGGACCGGCATATTCGGCATACGCGGAGAAAGGTGTACATTGCGTATGTTTTGATCAGAGGGGTAAACGATTCAACGGAGCATGCGGAAGCGCTAGCTGCTCTGTTGCGGGGAAGGGGAATCGGGGCGCATCTCTATCATGTGAACCTGATCCCCTACAATGCAACCGAAGTGACGTCCCCAAGCTACAGGCAATCCGAGCGAAACCGGGTCAAAACGTTCGTTCGGATCTTAATGTCAAAGGGAATTCACGTTACGGTCCGGGCACAATTCGGTTCTGACATACACGCGGCCTGCGGTCAGCTGTACGGAGCCGAATAA
- a CDS encoding PH domain-containing protein — protein sequence MSLLSGLFGNYSEVSIQELQSQYGAYLMPQETIQMGFRLVRDTFILTDLRLILIDHQGVTGKKTRVASIDLDAIYDVTMETAGTGFDDSEITVHYITSPYYKANNVQTASYKFEFNKKFNIQPFYVALVSLAHENKKRLNA from the coding sequence GTGTCATTGCTCAGCGGATTGTTCGGAAACTATTCGGAGGTGTCGATACAGGAACTGCAAAGTCAGTACGGCGCCTATCTCATGCCGCAGGAAACCATCCAGATGGGCTTCAGGCTTGTTCGCGACACCTTCATTTTGACGGATTTGCGGCTGATCCTGATTGATCATCAGGGGGTGACCGGGAAAAAGACGCGCGTCGCCTCCATCGATCTGGACGCCATCTACGACGTGACCATGGAAACCGCGGGAACCGGCTTCGACGACAGCGAGATCACCGTTCATTACATCACGTCCCCTTACTACAAAGCGAACAACGTGCAAACGGCGAGTTACAAATTCGAGTTCAACAAAAAATTCAACATCCAACCGTTCTACGTGGCGCTGGTGTCGCTGGCGCACGAGAACAAAAAAAGGCTCAATGCCTGA
- a CDS encoding MetQ/NlpA family ABC transporter substrate-binding protein, with product MGRKKWWHAEMVLLLSVLLVACGTSGNGGSASTGAQGAETQQSASASGQQAEGGNKELRVGFAPGPYSDQFRQGVQPVLEKKGYQVTVVEFSDWVQPNFALANQEIDANVYQHTIYLQGFNAQHHLDLTGVVQVPTAQMGIYSRKHQSLEEVQPGFTVVIPNDPANQARALVLLQQAGWLELKKGVDPVRVSERDVEKNLKQIKLEALEAAQAPRALEDADYAVITGNYAVAAGIKLTEALLLEKPIDDHMLVVAVQTENKDQPFVQDIIAAYQSPEFKKFILDDEEYRLYALPDYIQE from the coding sequence ATGGGCCGTAAAAAATGGTGGCATGCGGAAATGGTGTTGTTGCTTTCCGTATTGCTGGTTGCCTGCGGTACCAGCGGCAATGGCGGTTCAGCTTCAACTGGTGCACAGGGGGCGGAAACCCAACAGTCTGCCAGCGCCAGCGGGCAACAAGCGGAAGGAGGGAACAAAGAACTTCGCGTCGGCTTTGCTCCCGGTCCATACTCGGATCAATTCCGCCAGGGCGTACAGCCTGTCCTGGAGAAAAAGGGGTATCAGGTCACGGTTGTGGAGTTTAGTGACTGGGTACAGCCAAACTTTGCTTTAGCGAATCAGGAGATTGACGCCAACGTCTATCAACACACCATTTATTTGCAAGGTTTTAATGCGCAGCACCATCTCGACCTGACGGGGGTTGTACAGGTGCCAACCGCCCAAATGGGCATTTACTCCCGCAAACACCAAAGCCTTGAGGAAGTGCAGCCGGGGTTTACGGTGGTCATTCCGAACGATCCGGCCAACCAAGCGCGGGCGCTGGTGCTGCTGCAGCAGGCCGGCTGGCTGGAACTGAAAAAAGGCGTGGATCCGGTTCGCGTATCGGAAAGGGATGTGGAAAAAAACCTGAAGCAGATCAAATTGGAGGCGCTGGAGGCCGCGCAGGCTCCGCGGGCACTGGAAGATGCCGATTACGCGGTGATTACCGGGAACTACGCGGTTGCTGCAGGAATTAAATTGACGGAGGCGCTTCTGTTGGAAAAACCGATTGACGACCATATGCTGGTGGTTGCCGTGCAGACCGAGAACAAGGATCAGCCGTTTGTCCAGGATATTATCGCAGCCTATCAATCGCCTGAATTTAAAAAATTTATCCTTGATGATGAAGAATACCGCTTGTATGCATTGCCTGATTATATACAAGAGTAA